From Watersipora subatra chromosome 2, tzWatSuba1.1, whole genome shotgun sequence, one genomic window encodes:
- the LOC137387859 gene encoding ER membrane protein complex subunit 2-B-like, with translation MAAPIVKDFSGAERRLQQMRDENIRQSKEVVDLWRRFISSHIGRLGADKWLVLEQAFIASLDVGDIAVTTDVYDLLHAQFSGSNRLLRLRGMYLEARGKFDEAEEIYASILADDPVDSATQKRMASLRKSQGKISEAVQTLNKYLEINCMDFEAWLELCDLYLSQCDYEKAAFCTEELILNNPNNHLYHQRYAEIKYSQGDFEQARTYFTQAYKLSQSNMRALYGTILCSQKLAAGKSKGKSEHFSIAKKSLALIDKQMATSDVPTQKIHDAAMESLISGIL, from the exons GTGCTGAGAGGCGGCTTCAGCAGATGCGAGATGAGAACATACGCCAGAGCAAGGAAGTAGTGGACCTGTGGAGGAGATTTATTTCGTCCCATATTGGCCGACTTGGTGCAGACA AATGGCTAGTACTAGAGCAGGCATTTATAGCAAGCCTAGATGTGGGAGACATCGCCGTGACAACA GATGTCTACGATCTGTTGCATGCACAGTTCTCAGGGAGCAACAGACTTCTTAGGTTACGTGGCATGTACTTAGAAGCGAGGGGCAA GTTTGATGAAGCAGAAGAGATATACGCAAGCATTCTCGCGGATGACCCTGTGGATTCT GCAACGCAGAAGAGGATGGCATCTCTACGCAAGTCTCAGGGTAAAATATCAGAAGCCGTTCAGACACTCAACAAATATCTAGAAAT AAACTGTATGGACTTTGAGGCCTGGTTGGAGTTGTGTGATCTCTACCTCAGTCAGTGTGACTATGAAAAAGCTGCCTTCTGCACAGAAGAGCTGATATTGAACAACCCCAACAACCACTTGTATCATCAGAGATATGCTGAG ATAAAGTACAGTCAAGGTGATTTTGAGCAGGCCAGAACCTATTTCACTCAGGCATATAAACTGTCTCAGAGCAACATGCGTGCCCTCTATGGAACAATTCTG TGTTCACAGAAGTTGGCAGCTGGTAAAAGTAAGGGCAAGTCGGAGCACTTTTCAATAGCCAAAAAATCCTTAGCCCTGATTGACAAGCAAATGGCT ACCTCTGATGTGCCTACTCAGAAGATACACGATGCCGCTATGGAGTCATTAATTAGTGGTATTCTGTGA